Part of the Osmia bicornis bicornis chromosome 7, iOsmBic2.1, whole genome shotgun sequence genome, ttcttAGGATCATCAGTCTCACAAATTGAATCAACAAATGATGTAGAATTGAAAGCAGTGAAGAACATTGCTCAGTACTTGGACAACGTATTAATAGAAATCCAGAATCATATAACTTATGTTCGTGGTGTGTTCGAGAAACTCTGCAGGTAAATAAtggaaaattattgaaaagattaaaaatttgttaacagAATTTCAACGTTCCAGGAAACATCATCCCTTCACTcgattaaatggaaataataTGGCGAAATTTGCATCGATGAATCAACCTAAGAAAGTTTCTATACTTTAAACTCATTATTcactatatttttattttcaaaaatatattattgtatcttaattaataaatattggtatagttaaattattattcttgaACCGAAAGTGTCTGAATCACGAGGGGTGAAACAATACTACCTTTATAAAAGTTTGATCGATTATGTTTGGTAACCGTTGACGACTAAGAAAGAAGCATCGCATTCCTAGTATTTACTCCTTTTTTCCAGGTAAGTTTATTGTTAACACGATTGTTAGGAGGAAATTCTTATCAAATTGGATACCGCCATAGAGAACGTAATAAAACTAGAGAGAAACTCTCGAAAACGAACTGATCTTGTGCACGGTAAGAAACTTTCCACGTTTCCTCTGTAACGAGTTTCCGGCACGCGTTGAGTAGTTCTCAATTTTGCCAGGCTATACGATTCGAATAATGTTGCACTTTCTGAGCTGCCAAAATCTAGGACAAAGTTTCTAGATAAATGGTACACGTGCACAGATAACGAAAAGGTGAATGGAAATGTAGATCACGCAAGGAGATTCAATCTCTATCAacgatttcaaatttctatgCAAATAGGGATTGCAATTTCGATGCATACTAAAGAGATTGTGtggtaaattgaaaaaattttatcgacgtgaatataaatgaataaatcacGAAAGGAATGATATAATTAtaagaataaatataatttattggaaaacaatgaaaattattccAATTCATCAAGTCAGATTTCGATCAGCTTTTCCACTATGAAAagatatttaatatcaatatttctACAGTAGCGGCTgtagaatttaatttccaatcGAAAACGATGAATTGCATGTTATTGATCAATCGATCCGTAACCATAGCTTCTTTACTATTCGCGCGATCAATTTCCGTTCGTGTTATGGCTTCTATAATTAGAACGAGGAAACAGGTAATTTTAACGAGCTCGAGAGCTACCTGATGTTTCCCTTTCGTGAATAATTAACTTACAGTAATTTACTACAACCCTTTTGAAGAACATAGCTAATTAAACTCgtattttaagaaataaaaaagattgatctaaattttctttcaaatttgaatctcaaatacaaagaaaatttacTCTTCGATCTACTCACGAATTCCAGAAGAATGTCCGACGATCGCAGCCTCTCGTCGAGCGCGAAGCCTCGAATGGATCACGGGAAGAGCGTCGGCGTCGGCGTCGGCGCCGTTGGTACAAGCGCCGCGAACCTTCGCGCCGGGTCGACGCTGATGAAAAGCGTCTCGATCTTCTTGATGAGCGGTCGCAAAGCTTCCGTGAATTCGAAGAGGCAAACTTCCGGTAGCCCGAAGCAGGAGCTTCGAAAGAGGCACCGTAGAAGAATGCCGGAAGTTGGGGCTACCAGGAACTCCGCGCACACGGTCAAATTAATTGAATCGTTGAAGAGGAAGACCAGATTCTCGTGGCAAGtattctgaaagaaaaatagaataaatttgttagaaaggaaaagaaaaaaccaagaaaatttataattgaaatattaataaatgaacgatttttaattaacgcaGGTCTGAATTGgataatttatgcaagctgTACAAGAAGCTAACTAATTCTAGCCAGCAACAAGTAGGGCAATCGGTTATCACTGCTAGAAGATCTCAGCCGAATCAAGTTATAGAGGTAGTGACACTTATCACTGTTTTAAATCGCGTGCGAAAGACTGTCATTATGTCTTCGAAGAGACACGCGATCCACGCGATTCCCTTTTCACAGTGTCAATCCATTAAACGTCTCCGTTTCTCAATCATACCCTTGCAAATAAATTAGGTGAAGTTAATTTTGGGAAATTTCATTCAGGGTATCGACAGAAACATTTTTCGAGACCTTCTGCACAATACTTTCAAAGTGATCACAGAGGATATATTGGTGGAACGTATATTTTGCTGCTGGGATCGAGAGAACGAAGGAATCATCAGATTAGAACCATGGATCATGGGTTTGGACTTGTATCTCCGTGGCAGTCTACGCGAGAAGATTGAATTTTGTTTCAAAGTCTACGATCTCAATAACGATGGGTTCATCACCAAAGACGAGATATTTCAATTGTTCAAGTAACTGTCTGATGTTTCATTCGCTCTTTACATAGTTTATGCTACTGTACATTTTGCACTCTGCTTAATTTACACTTCGGGTTTTACTATGCGCTTAAAAAGTGtgaattgtatttaaatatcatttttgaattt contains:
- the LOC114876941 gene encoding EF-hand calcium-binding domain-containing protein 1-like, which encodes MSDDRSLSSSAKPRMDHGKSVGVGVGAVGTSAANLRAGSTLMKSVSIFLMSGRKASVNSKRQTSGSPKQELRKRHRRRMPEVGATRNSAHTVKLIESLKRKTRFSWSELDNLCKLYKKLTNSSQQQVGQSVITARRSQPNQVIEGIDRNIFRDLLHNTFKVITEDILVERIFCCWDRENEGIIRLEPWIMGLDLYLRGSLREKIEFCFKVYDLNNDGFITKDEIFQLFKNCLMKQPGEEDPDEAVRDLSEMALKKLDVDRDGKISFQDYKVAVTEEPLLLEAFGQCLMTDENRASVLATLQS